The Arachis ipaensis cultivar K30076 chromosome B10, Araip1.1, whole genome shotgun sequence DNA window AACTTCAATTACTCTTAATGAAATAATTATTGAATTGATAAACAAATTTGCGGTAACTTCTAGAATTTAGATTGCTAAAAAATCAATTGCTTTTAGCGATGTTAGAATATACTTAATTATAAACTGTGTAATACTcatataattaagaaaaaaattatttaagaatCAACTTCTTCAACCAACATTAACTCAATTTTGTTCTTTTCTATCTCTTTCTATTATAAATTGGTTGGAAAATATTGTATTAAAACTTTTTAGTTACTCATTAANNNNNNNNNNNNNNNNNNNNNNNNNNNNNNNNNNNNNNNNNNNNNNNNNNNNNNNNNNNNNNNNNNNNNNNNNNNNNNNNNNNNNNNNNNNNNNNNNNNNNNNNNNNNNNNNNNNNNNNNNNNNNNNNNNNNNNNNNNNNNNNNNNNNNNNNNNNNNNNNNNNNNNNNNNNNNNNNNNNNNNNNNNNNNNNNNNNNNNNNNNNNNNNNNNNNNNNNNNNNNNNNNNNNNNNNNNNNNNNNNNNNNNNNNNNNNNNNNNNNNNNNNNNNNNNNNNNNNNNNNNNNNNNNNNNNNNNTCATACCATAAAAAGTCTAATGTATACTCTATGTCCAGAAATGATCGTGAGTAGGGCTAACTCAAATCAAAAGGCTAACTCATGAGATAAGTAATGTTTTGtgcttataaattttttaaaaatctaaagTAAAAAAGATGTGAGATTTGTAATAAATTAAGTTAAAATTAGAATAGATAAAATCAATTAGCTTAGAGCTGTAATTTGGCTCTAGCTAGCATTAGAGTTGTTAATCcgtagaataattagttattttgttAGCATATGTGTAATATAAAGGGTAAAATGCATATTTAAACCAAAGTGAAACTAAAATTACATAATtcatttaaaatgaaaaatgttacATAAATCTTCTAAGTGGACGTTTTTATGTAAACCGAATgaaatttatttgaattataaaatctaacactaatttgaattagtgcAATTCGAATTACTAGAGAAATTGCAAATCGAAGGAGAGCAATTCGAATTATGCATGGACGAAATCTTGCACTAATTCGAATCACACCAATTCGAATTACATTCAGTTTTGAGCACATGGTAATTCGAAACAAGCTGTTTCGATTTGCCCATAGTAACTAATTCGAAGtgggttgattcgaattaccacTAAGGAGCAGTCCAAGGTAATTTGAATTGGACTCATTCGAATTACCAATGCTTACCCTATAAATATAGTTCGAGTTGAGCTCATTCGAACTACAATTTCAAACCACTATCCTACTAAATCCCAGAGAAAACACTATTCTAAAACTCCAAGGTAGCGTTCAACATTCGGATATTCCACTGATGGGGGATAACCCGGACCAACTTTATCGTTTGGATGGAGTCACTCATATAGCTGGTGTCATCAATGAAGAGGTTAGTGCgcacatttttttcgaaaatatttcatgtgttattttttttgtttcttataaCGCTAGTCATTATTTAGAATTGTTAAGTTAGATAGAGTTGTTGTATTAGTGATTTATTAGTTTCTAGAGATTCAACGAAGTAATTTTTAATTTGGATAGTGAttacaaataaataaaagagtatgaGTAGTAAAGATAGTGGGGGGTGCAACTTATTTAGAGTCAGTTTTTTGTGTTAACATTAAACTTAGTCgttaaagaaattttttttattaatgttatactattttttattacACCCAGCTTGATGCATATATGATGTATTTGAACGCGTAACATTATTTGGTTACGTACAAGTTGAATTCTTTGGATTAAGATATGCATTAGTTGATAATATTGTATAAATATGTTCCGAGATGAGAAATAATCTGATACGTTTTTTATGCAGCCCTATCGATGTATCATGAGCATGCGACGGCAGCAGGGTATGCGCCTAGACGAGAGGATTGTTCTGTACTTGCAAATAGCCCgtttataccatcttgcgaggcTGAACGAGATTTGGTTTAGGTTGAATGAGCCAATTGTTAGTGCGTTCGTGGAGCGATGGCGTCAGGAGATGCACACGTTTCATATGTCGTTCAAAGAGTGCACGATTACACtgcaggacgtggcgtaccagtTAGGGCTGCCGATCGATAGACATCATGTCAGTGGTTGCCTGACAGATTTTGAGACGTACATTGAGGGTGGTCGCCTAGCTTGGGCGTGGTTCGAGGAGCTGTTGGGTGTATTGCTTCCTGCGAACTGCATCCACAAGTTCGCAGTGAAATACAGTTGGTTCCCGTAGACATTCGGAGAGCTTCCTAATGGTGCAGATGAGGCCACTGTTAGGAGGTATGTCTGGTCCTATATGATGCTGTTGGAGACTCAACTATTTGGCGACAAGTCCGGTACTCGCATTCACTTTAGGTGGCTGTCATACATAGCCAGGATTGAGGACATGGGTGGGTACAGTTAGGGAGCAGCTGCTCTCTCATGGTTATACCGGTGCATGTGCCACGTGGCGAACAGACACATGGTGAAGTTAGCCAGACCATTATAGCTGCTTCAGTCATGGATTTTCTGGCGGTTCCCTGCCTGGATTCAGACCTGCTAGACATGATACGTTTGGCTGGCTTTTGGCCTCAAGGTACTATTCTATTCAAATGAGAAAATTTGTCACAATTATTTGGTGTTAGCTTTATTTAGTGATAACCTGGATTTGGGTTGCAGTTGGTCAGGTCACAACCCTACAGCGAGTGAAAAGGGACCTTGAGTTGCGAGTTGGAGGCTCAGGATAGATCTCTTACAGGCTGGGGATGTGAGTATTTCAACCACTCCATATAGTCAAAATCTCTCTTAGATTAGCAACACTGTATATTTAACGATGACGCATCATAACTATTTCTATTCAGTCTTGGCATATGCCGCATTCACCAGAAGCCTATGTGCATCCTTGCCCTTAAAAGTCAGGGCAAAATTTGTGGCCACATGTCGAATACAGAATGCACGGCATGCAGCAGGTGGTAGCCAACCTCCGTCGGGAGCCTCAAGTTCCGCCTTGATACCGTTGTGCCGATCTGATATCACCAGAATACCCGGCTGCGGAGTCACGTCCTGGCGGAGGTGGGATGTTGGAGCTCCCGTCTTGGGCAATCACAACAAGCAACGTACCCCTGTATTTGCCGTACAGGTGGGTCCCGTCAATACTGACCAACGGCTTGCAATGTCGGATGGCCTCAATACACAGTGGAAATGTCCAAAAAAGTCGGTGAAAATAGGCTTGCGATTGGTCCACTTGCCCACCCACTCGCACAGGACTCGTCCGCAATATTACAACACTACCAGGCATTGTCATCTACACACCTAGGACCCATCATGGCAACTcattgtatgactcatcccaatCTCCGTAAATCTGTGCCACGGCCTTCTGCTTAGCCAACCAAACCCTCCTATAAGTCGGTTTAAACCCGAAATGTGCCTCTGTCGCATTCAGCAGTACCTTGATACACATGGCTGCATTAGCTCTAACCGTTGGCAGTATGAAGGCCGAGATCACATGATAATCAAGACTCCTGTGATCGCTCGAGATCGATGTGGCCATACAAGTATGAGGCCCATTGTACCGTTTTACCTCCCAAATACCTCTACGCTGGCAGAGACTGAGCCTAATCAACCATATGCACCCATTGCCAAATTCTTTACACTTTCCAAAGTACTTGCGATAATCGGACTCCACCACTTTATATTGTACCCCGCATCGGATGCTATAGGTCTTCACACTTAACACGGCCTCCTCTTTGTCCTGAAACTGctgaccaacctgaaactctGCTATACCTCTGGTACCCTGTGTATCTCTGACACCAAATCCAACAGGTTCGCCAGTAATCCCCCGCTGTCTCATGGCATCTACGACAATGATGTCCGACTCCACATCATCATAAGTCATCATCATCCCGCAATACATCGTCTATACCATCCGGTGTCCCACTCTATAATGAAACTGGCGTCGTATCAATAATACCAACTTCTCTGTCACCACTGCAGTTGAGATCAGCTGCGAAGGACAGGGAGGCAACCACCATTGCCCGAAGTGCAATCACAGGCATGGATGAAGAGGCACCAACAGGCCTCGAACTAGAACAGGCTGCTGTTGCTGGAGCTTGGGGATTCCAGTTCGAACCACCTGAACTAGAGACCACATCTACAAGCTTGGCCAACAGCTCAAGTGTCCTAACCTTAGGAAACTGCCGACGACAATGGAACAGAACCTTCAAATCCTCGTCACTCCCTATGACAAACGAATCGTATTTCACATCATCTCGCAAAACTGAAATCAAAATGCAATAGAATAACTTCTCAACTTGTTTCACGCCTTGCAACCCCAGTTTTTGTACTATAGAATTCAGGAACTCAGCGAAACTCGTTGTAGGTTTTAGAAAAATACTGAGGGGATCCTTATCAGTAAACTTAATACCAGAGCGTGTTTTTTTCTTAATCGACCCTCTATAGTGCACCAACACtaaaaaactctcctcactagccattgtgTTTCACTCTCATGGGAGAAATTTACATTCACGTCATATTTATATACGTTGGGGCCTAAATAAATCGAATTTACCTAGTTTGATTTACATATTCTTGGTAATTCGAATCAGTCAAATTCGAATTATATAAGGACATTTATAAGTGTAAATTGAAACAGGTTATTTCGAATTACTAGGGACGTCCTTGCATGCATAATTCGTAGTCAAATTCGATTTGTGTATATCACTATTAATTCGAATTTGCTTTATTCGAATTTGTGTTGGATTCTGCAATTCGAATGAAACTCATTCGATTTACATAAAAATATTCTTTTGAGagattcatatattttttttttggttgattAAGGTAATATTTACCTCCATTTGATTTAAATATGCATTTTACCCTAATATAAATACTCTTAGATAACAGTAACGCATAATATATATTCACTGTGATGATTAATCATGAATTAGATCACACACCTTTATCTAAATAATTCTCTTTACatgttcttcatttttttttcataattctgCTGACtctctttcttcttaataatttacaagcttgttgggatgCTAGTATACAAAacattcatttttttaaaaaaatatatctaaatataaaataatttttatttgttaaaatatttttttttaaaaataaaaaataagcatCTTTTCAAAAGCTAATCTACACTAACCCGTCACATCAATGTGTAAAATGTAAATAGTTTACAATTACGTTACAATAGTGGCATTAATCAATGGAACGAACGTACAATTCACTCAGTGATAggtagttatttttttttaaataaacaaatCCACGGTGAAATAATATATAATGATTAATGGACAATAATTTTGGAAGGAGGCTCGAGAACATGTTTGTGAATAGAGCAAGAAGGAGAAGAACATGTTTGAGGGTGGATTTGGAAATTCAGAAATTAATTAAACCCTTTCTCTTTCAGATTCTTTCCATTCAACCAAACAAAGCTTTAATTCGCTTGGTTCATGTAGATCTGTAGGTTCAAAAAACTCACTACAATTGGTGACAAATAAACACACATAGACTAATATCAAATAGATTTGTTATGacggttttatttttttatgcattttttttaacaataaagCAACTCCTTATTGCAATTGTTTAGGAGATTTTTTCCTCTTCTAACCAAATAACCATTCAGCCCCACATTTATTTAACCTTAgatctaaaagaaaaaaagagcacagttaaaaaaatgttaaaaagtTAAAATGgtccacaaattttttttttttttgtcaaattggTTTAATAAAAAGAATAAATGTCTCAAACTGGTTTATAAAAGATATAATCGTGACTAGGGGTGACAAATGGACCGAAACCTACCAGCCCAACCCGTGTAACCCACTAAAAAAGGCGGGCTAACCTGAAAATTTCAGACCGCCAAATTTAAAAAGCCCGCCTAACCCCCACCATCTAATCCGTGGATTTCGGCGAGACGGGCGGGCCAAGCAGTTTTTTTGTCAGgctttttttttacaattttctatGATGTTATTAATCTACAAGAGGATGAACATGATAATTGAAGATGTTTTAAGTTATATTTTAGATTATGTTTTAtatttgattgattataaacttgaatatgtttaattatatgttttggataatgtttgttttgctttggacaatgttgattttattattttgtttcaaaaaacttggtttatgattatgtttattacatatttataattataaagactttaatgtttaagaatttagaaattataatttttttgtctttaaaaattataaatttattgaaataactataaaattatatatattgtttaatatttaatggcttattaaaaaaaagagattTTAAGCCCACCAACCCGTCGGAGGCAGAGGAGAAATTCAGGACCGCCTCACTAGGAGGGATGGGGGGCCAATCTGCCAGATAACGAGCTTTTAGCTAGATGGAACGGGCTTTCCCATTTGTCACCCCTAATCGTGATTGAGTCACATCAGTTCTTAAGTAATAACAATTAAGAAAATGATTAATTTAAGGAGAATATTTACATGATGACAATTTCACGTAAAGATGACATTgtgaattattaaaaagtttaGTCAAATATATCAAACTATCTAATAACTCACAATGTTATTTTCATGTGAAGATGTTATCATAGGAATTAGGCATGGCAAAAATCCCCGGCAGGGCAGATACTTGCGGAGATTTACCCGTTAGGGAGCAGATATGGGGACGATTTTTTACCTGCGGGGACGGGAGACAAGTCCCCGTGTAATAAATGGGGCGGGAGCAGGGATAGAGATCCCCACCCCGTGGGAGCCCGTTAAATACCCGTATATATGAAAAGCCTAAACTACCCTTActatatatataacattattcAATAACCCTAGTCGTCACTCCTCATTCCCTAAATTGAAACTCTTCACTCTTCAAAGTTCATACTCTTCACCCTCAgcctctcctctcctctcctctgaGTCCTCTCACAAACGCATGCATGGTCACCATCGCTGAGCGCCACCTCCCAACCCCTCACCGCCACCTCCCACCCCCTCAGTCCTTCATCGCCACCTGTCGAGGTCACCGTCACGCTCACCACAGCAGGGAGTGCGTCTTCGCGTTCAGTTCATCTTCGTGTCGGAGCCTCGCCGCGTCTTTTCATCGTCTGCTACCTCCTACTCCTCACCGCCAAAATCCTTCCCTCTTACTCTCGAGGTTACTGATTACCGAGGTAGCAGCGTTGCGTTAGAGACTCTTCGCCATCTTCGTGTTTTGTCATCTTCGCATCAGGGCCTCTTCGCCATCAGAGCGTGTTCGTCGTCCAGCAAGAATGTCAacctcttccttgtctttgtgtCAGAGTCTCTTTAAAGTGATTTTGATTCTGTTAGTTCTAACTTATATTTCTAATTCTGATTATTGTGATTTTgattatgttcttattattggggtattgattatgttaattatttgctgTGATTTTGATTCTGTTAACCCTAATTTATATTTCTGATTCTGATTGTTGTGATATTgattatgttaattatttgctgTGATTTTGATTCTATTAATCTTAATTATATTTCTGATTCTGATTGCTATGATTTTGATCGTATTTCTCAAAAAAACttctcttttttcaattttttcatttttgtttaaaaatCTGCGGAGATCAGCGAATATCCAAGTCCCCGATGGATACGAAGTCTCCGTTACCCATCGTGGGgattggtgcagaatttataaccacaaactaaccggcaagtgcaccgggtcgtaccaagtaatacctcaggtgagtgagggtcgatcccacgaggattgatggattaagcaataacggttaagtgatttacttagttagacaaacagaaaagagtgtttgagtGTTCAAAAATATTAACAGTAATTTTAGAAtattagaaagcaagcagtaaacaagttgtgaataatatgtagagaaacagttaaggcttcaaaaatatctatcttccggattgacttttcttactaactattttaatcatgcaatattcaattcatggcaaactatatatgactaaggcctaattccttagaccttcttagtatactctaactttcatcaaccgccaatttcttggtcacttaattccaattagaggatggagttcaattctagtttatgtgccacagaaactctaattacccaaatataaaaggattatatgtcacgtatcccgttaagtccagatacttagaagtttaggagaaattattttcaagatgttgttcaagtaaagagttttttcaagttatacaagaactcaattagaacaaggatcatacttctgttccacccagattcataagataaagaacgaaaacaattcttgaaatagaaatcaatacatgaattaaaatagaaaaataatagtatcaatccgtacaatagatagagctcctaaccttaacagtggaggtttagttgctcatgatgtaaagagaaaaactaggatttaTGGTAAACTGTAAATTCGGCTGAGATGGAATGAAAAGTGGAATAATGTTCGACTCCTCCCCCtcccagaagagaagtttctttttccttttatatctaatcctaattaatttaaaatctattttctaaaactaaaataatatcttttcctatttctaaaaattaaattttaaatcagaattaaaaatcagcgttttctgcgttttctgcacgtggcgcatgtcacgggtacgcgtcagtcacgcgtacgcgtcgatggtcttcttcgcgtgtcacgcgtacaagtcaggtacgcgcacgtgtcgctgagcaaatctccaaatcacgcgcacgcgttgctcctcgctggtcatctcctttaattcttgtgctgattccatttgtgcaagcttcctctccatcctctaagtcattcctgccctatatagccttcttctctttttttgcggaagctccatcaaatccaaccgaattctacctaaaataaacagaattgtacaagactcaaagtagcatccatagtggctaaaatataattaattcttgattaaactcaacaaattaaatgcaaatttactaggaaaagataggaaagatgctcacgcatcgcaacaccaaacttgaattgttgcttgtcctcaagcaactaaatcTAATACAaggttaagatgtgaatttgcatgagaagtgagagttcaattatgctcatgtctcttcttaaagtgggatTTATCTATTGcaattctgaacagttttggcatctcactttcctttgagtCAGAAGAATGTcaatgtcattcggaattagaatccggatcatattatgaattctcttatctttatatttcaattaaatccttgaacacagcgGATATCCCTTAATTCTCAATTAACTGGTGccttgcaccttgagcctagccgtgactttaaatgttttgtctcaagcttcacttgacacaaaaacaccacaagcacttaactggagaaCTCTCTtcaagttctgatttttctttcagttactcccagacagtggtgctcaaagcctttggcatactctactAATTGCAGTTGATCTTGActctaaatgttctgtctcaaggattacttgacacaagaacaccacaagcatatgactagggaaacaactctttgagcttttaatcatgcctgacctccctagtcattgatgctcagagccttggaccttgcttttatatcctcttttttctctttgttttttctttgctgtttcttttgcttcaaggatcaacTTTTACAAAtttcagaaaattcataatagttctctaaactccttttccttatacatcaacagtctttgattcaaattcaacatGCACGgtttatgtcatgcattcagaatcacaaagaataccaccacatttgattaaatgagactactctaaaaaaataaactcaatttctcatgcattacatctttttcttctttttcttttggattcaaactcagtgagcaatacatgagacacttttcagaattaaacgaataacagaataaaaataactaatttactagaacctaggaattgaaataacaaaggatCATGGAGAAATCaagtaaaatagcagaaaacaggaatataacataataagaacgggagaaaatatagaatgaaaggaactcaaccacctccgttatcctagtggccgtctcattcttcagactgtgctcctccgtgaagatgatttgcctccctttggtgccattaaaataaacagaaaagccacaagcgaagcgacaacaccaaacttaaaggtttgcttgtcctcaagcaaagaagaactgaaaacaaaaacaaatagtatcatgaaagaagaataaaaggataaaagaacaagagagaattaggattgggggtggatgatttgaaatcaggcgttgtgttaaggttaggagctctgtctattgtatggattgatactattatttttctattttaattcatgtactgatttctatttcaagaattgttttcgttctttatctcatgaatttgggtggaacggaagtatgaccctctttctaattgagttcttgtataacttggaaaagctctttacttgaacaacagcttgaaaataatttctcctaaattctaattatctggacttaacgggatacgtgacatataatcctcttatatttggataattaggatttttgtggcataataactagaattaaacttcaccccctaattggaattaattgaccaaggaattggcggttgataaaagttagaggagactagaaaggtctaaggaattagggtctagtcacatatagttttccatgaattaaatcttacatgattaaaataaattaataagaaaagtcaatccggaaaatagataactctgaagccttaactgccttctccatattttattcccaacttatttacttgcctgtcttctgatattctaaattactgtttaatgcttttgaactctcaaacactattttctgtttgtctgactaagccaatcactcaatcattgttgcttgatccatcaatcctcgtgggatcgaccctcactcacctgaggtattatttggtacgacccggtgcacttgccggttagtttgtggttataaattttgcaccaagtttttaatcatgcaagatttaattcatggcaaactatatgtgactagaccctaattccttagacctttctagtctcctctaactttcatcaacggcgccaaaagcttggtgcagaatttataaccacaaactaaccggcaagtgcaccgggtcgtaccaagtaatacctcaggtgagtgaggattgatcctacgaggattgctggattaagcaacaacggttaagtgatttacttagttagacaaacaaaaaagagtgtttgagtgttcaaaagcattaacagtaattttagaatattaaaaagcaagcagtaaacaagttgtgaataatatgtagagaaacagttaaggcttcagataTATCTatcttctggattgacttttcttactaactattttaatcatgcaagattcaattcatgacaaactatatatgactaagccctaattccttagaccttcttagtctactctaactttcatcaaccgccaatttcttggtcacttaattccaattagaggatgaagttaaattctagtttatgtgccacagaaactctaattacccaaatataaaaggattgtatgtcatgtatcccgttaagtccagataattagaagtttaggagaaattgttttcaagctgttgttcaagtaaagagcttttccaagttatacaagaactcaattagaataagggtcatatttccattccacccaaattcataagataaagaacgaaaacaattcttgaaatagaaatcaacacatgaattaaaatagaaaaataatagtatcaatccatacaatagacagagttcctaaccttaacagtggaagtttagttgctcatgatgcagagagaaaaactaggattcatGGTAAACTGTCAATTCGGCTGAGATGGAATGAAAAGTGGAATAATGTTTGACTCCCCCCTTCCCA harbors:
- the LOC107621132 gene encoding serine/threonine-protein phosphatase 7 long form homolog, whose amino-acid sequence is MGDNPDQLYRLDGVTHIAGVINEEPYRCIMSMRRQQGMRLDERIVLYLQIARLYHLARLNEIWFRLNEPIVSAFVERWRQEMHTFHMSFKECTITLQDVAYQLGLPIDRHHVSGCLTDFETYIEGGRLAWAWFEELLGVLLPANCIHKFAVKYSWFP